The proteins below are encoded in one region of Micromonospora yangpuensis:
- the mug gene encoding G/U mismatch-specific DNA glycosylase, which produces MAELPDRTPSPGRRSGTAQSSPTVRPAPPAPRRARAGSPTPSREELAAAADRTIPDVVAPGLNVLFVGINPGLWSAATGRHFARPGNRFWPALHRGGFTPYQLAPHEQDDLPGYGLGITNMVARASARADELTAAELVAGAEILTDTVERYRPRWVAVVGVTAYRTGFGRPKATYGPQPETLGPAKLWVLPNPSGLNAHFTAETLGAAFAELRAATASR; this is translated from the coding sequence ATGGCCGAGCTACCTGACCGGACTCCCTCCCCCGGTCGACGGTCGGGCACTGCGCAGTCGTCGCCTACCGTGCGGCCGGCGCCTCCCGCACCGCGCCGGGCACGCGCGGGATCGCCCACGCCGAGCCGGGAGGAGTTGGCGGCGGCGGCCGACCGGACCATCCCGGACGTCGTCGCGCCCGGCCTGAACGTGCTCTTCGTGGGGATCAATCCGGGGCTGTGGTCGGCCGCCACCGGCCGGCACTTCGCCCGGCCAGGCAACCGGTTCTGGCCCGCCCTGCACCGGGGTGGCTTCACCCCGTACCAGCTTGCCCCGCACGAGCAGGACGACCTGCCCGGCTACGGCCTGGGCATCACGAACATGGTGGCCCGGGCCAGTGCCCGCGCCGACGAGCTGACCGCCGCCGAACTCGTCGCCGGCGCGGAGATCCTGACCGATACCGTCGAGCGGTACCGGCCCCGCTGGGTGGCGGTGGTCGGGGTGACCGCGTACCGGACCGGGTTCGGCCGGCCGAAGGCCACCTACGGACCGCAACCGGAGACGCTGGGCCCGGCCAAGCTGTGGGTGCTGCCCAACCCGAGCGGCCTGAACGCGCACTTCACCGCCGAGACCCTGGGTGCCGCCTTCGCCGAGTTGCGGGCGGCGACGGCATCCCGGTGA
- a CDS encoding ABC transporter ATP-binding protein: MPGGGMGGWSMLRSMRDRDQVTAHRLSNGTARRIVAFARPYRRDIVVFLVTVVLAAIIGVATPVLAGDVINTINRGGTDAGAAVVRLALFIAGLAVLDALLSLAQRWYSARIGEGIILDLRTRVYDHVQRMPLQFFNRTQTGALVSRLNNDVMGAQRAFTSTLSGVVSNVIQLVLTAAVMFTLSWQITVLSLVLLPIFIVPARRVGKRLAEITRESYNLDAKMNATMTERFGVAGALLVKLFGTPDEEARRFAGRAERVRDIGIQSAMYSRTFFVAMLLVASLAQALTYGLGGWLAVTGSVSAGTVVTLALLLTRLYGPLTALSNVRVDVMSALVSFDRVFEVLDLRPGIEEKPGAVAVPPGNGRVEFRDVRFRYPSAAEVSLASLEEVTTLDRTINEPVLKGVSFSVEPGQMVALVGPSGAGKSTLSMLVSRIYDVTDGQVLVGGVDVRDASLASLRDEIGVVTQDSHLFHETIAENLRYAKPDATDDEIWAALAGAQVADLVRTLPDGLQTTVGERGYRFSGGEKQRIAIARLLLKAPSIVILDEATAHLDSESEAAVQRALSVALTGRTALVIAHRLSTVRDADQILVLDGGRIVERGRHEELVAVGGLYAELYRTQFAVADSPSPYADATGPEPVITTVPTSQYLAEEALPPAAAN, translated from the coding sequence ATGCCCGGCGGCGGCATGGGCGGATGGAGCATGCTCCGGTCGATGCGCGACCGGGACCAGGTCACCGCCCACCGACTGAGCAACGGCACCGCCCGGCGCATCGTGGCGTTCGCCCGGCCCTACCGCCGCGACATCGTGGTCTTCCTGGTCACGGTGGTGCTCGCCGCGATCATCGGGGTGGCCACGCCGGTCCTCGCCGGCGACGTGATCAACACGATCAACCGGGGCGGCACCGACGCCGGGGCGGCGGTGGTCCGCCTCGCGCTGTTCATCGCCGGGCTCGCCGTCCTCGACGCACTGCTCTCGCTGGCCCAACGGTGGTACTCCGCCCGCATCGGCGAGGGGATCATCCTCGACCTGCGGACCCGGGTCTACGACCACGTGCAGCGGATGCCGCTGCAGTTCTTCAACCGGACCCAGACCGGTGCGCTGGTCAGCCGGCTCAACAACGACGTGATGGGTGCCCAACGGGCCTTCACCTCGACCCTGTCCGGGGTGGTCAGCAACGTCATCCAGCTGGTGCTCACCGCCGCGGTGATGTTCACCCTCTCCTGGCAGATCACCGTGCTCTCGCTGGTGCTGCTGCCGATCTTCATCGTGCCGGCCCGGCGGGTGGGCAAGCGGCTGGCCGAGATCACCCGGGAGTCGTACAACCTCGACGCCAAGATGAACGCGACGATGACCGAGCGGTTCGGCGTGGCCGGCGCGCTGCTGGTCAAGCTCTTCGGTACCCCCGACGAGGAGGCCCGCCGGTTCGCCGGGCGGGCCGAACGGGTCCGCGACATCGGCATCCAGTCCGCCATGTACTCCCGGACCTTCTTCGTCGCGATGCTGCTGGTCGCCTCGCTGGCCCAGGCGCTCACCTACGGTCTCGGCGGCTGGCTCGCGGTCACCGGCAGCGTCAGCGCCGGCACCGTGGTGACGCTGGCCCTGCTGCTCACCCGCCTGTACGGCCCGCTCACCGCGTTGTCGAACGTCCGGGTCGACGTGATGAGCGCCCTGGTCTCCTTCGACCGGGTCTTCGAGGTGCTCGACCTGCGGCCGGGCATCGAGGAGAAGCCGGGTGCGGTGGCGGTGCCGCCGGGCAACGGCCGGGTCGAGTTCCGCGACGTCCGGTTCCGGTACCCGAGCGCCGCCGAAGTCTCCCTGGCCTCCCTCGAAGAGGTCACCACGCTGGACCGGACCATCAACGAGCCGGTGCTCAAGGGGGTCTCGTTCAGCGTCGAGCCGGGTCAGATGGTGGCCCTGGTCGGGCCCTCGGGTGCCGGCAAGTCCACCCTGTCCATGCTGGTCTCCCGGATCTACGACGTCACCGACGGCCAGGTGCTCGTCGGTGGGGTGGACGTCCGCGACGCCTCCCTCGCCTCGCTGCGGGACGAGATCGGGGTGGTGACCCAGGACTCGCACCTCTTCCACGAGACGATCGCGGAGAACCTGCGCTACGCCAAACCCGACGCCACCGACGACGAGATCTGGGCGGCGCTTGCCGGCGCCCAGGTCGCCGATCTGGTCCGGACGCTGCCCGACGGCCTGCAGACCACGGTCGGGGAGCGCGGCTACCGCTTCTCCGGCGGGGAGAAGCAGCGCATCGCCATCGCCCGGTTGCTGCTCAAGGCCCCGTCGATCGTGATCCTCGACGAGGCGACCGCACACCTGGACTCCGAGAGCGAGGCGGCGGTGCAGCGGGCCCTGTCGGTGGCGTTGACCGGGCGTACCGCGCTGGTGATCGCGCACCGGCTCTCCACCGTCCGCGACGCCGACCAGATCCTCGTCCTCGACGGCGGACGCATCGTCGAGCGGGGCCGGCACGAGGAGCTGGTGGCCGTCGGCGGGCTCTACGCCGAGCTGTACCGGACCCAGTTCGCGGTCGCCGACTCGCCCAGCCCGTACGCCGACGCCACCGGCCCCGAGCCGGTGATCACCACCGTGCCGACGAGCCAGTACCTCGCCGAGGAGGCGCTGCCGCCAGCCGCGGCGAACTGA
- a CDS encoding enoyl-CoA hydratase/isomerase family protein: protein MTAGSDGVRIDCAGPVATVTLCRPDVLNAQTPAMWRALVDISRELPGDVRVVVVRGEGRAFSAGLDLAVAGATGPGSFAELATLPEAECAQRIAEFQAAFTWLHRPDIVSVAAVQGHAIGAGFQLALACDLRVLAEDARLAMAEVTLGLVPDLAGTKRLVDLVGYSRALEICATGRRMDAAEADRIGLATLVVPTAELTDAVRDLTAGLLAHDRDAVVEIKALLAGAVNRNAADQQRAEREAQTRRLRDLAGRGE, encoded by the coding sequence GTGACCGCCGGTTCGGACGGGGTACGGATCGACTGCGCCGGGCCGGTCGCGACGGTGACGTTGTGTCGGCCCGACGTGCTCAACGCCCAGACGCCGGCGATGTGGCGCGCGCTCGTCGACATCTCCCGGGAGCTGCCCGGTGACGTCCGGGTCGTCGTCGTACGCGGCGAGGGGCGGGCCTTCTCCGCCGGCCTCGACCTGGCAGTCGCCGGTGCCACCGGGCCGGGCTCGTTCGCCGAGCTGGCCACCCTGCCCGAGGCCGAGTGCGCGCAGCGGATAGCCGAGTTCCAGGCCGCGTTCACCTGGCTGCACCGGCCCGACATCGTCTCGGTCGCCGCCGTCCAGGGGCACGCCATCGGTGCCGGCTTCCAGCTCGCCCTCGCCTGCGACCTGCGGGTGCTCGCCGAGGACGCCCGGCTCGCCATGGCCGAGGTCACCCTCGGGCTGGTCCCCGACCTCGCCGGCACCAAGCGCCTGGTCGACCTGGTCGGCTACTCCCGGGCCCTGGAGATCTGCGCGACCGGTCGACGGATGGACGCCGCCGAGGCGGACCGGATCGGCCTGGCCACCCTCGTCGTGCCCACCGCCGAGCTGACCGACGCGGTCCGGGACCTCACCGCCGGCCTGCTCGCCCACGACCGCGACGCGGTGGTCGAGATCAAGGCCCTGCTGGCGGGCGCGGTCAACCGCAACGCCGCCGACCAGCAGCGGGCCGAGCGGGAGGCGCAGACCCGTCGGCTGCGTGACCTGGCCGGACGCGGGGAATAG
- a CDS encoding helix-turn-helix domain-containing protein: MAATGTATSTEKGRRIVGAERQTLAKDLVKRYTSGESIRALAASTGRSYGFIHRVLTESGVQLRQRGGARRRKKA; this comes from the coding sequence ATGGCAGCCACTGGCACAGCCACCAGCACTGAGAAGGGTCGCCGGATCGTCGGAGCCGAGCGTCAGACGCTCGCCAAGGACCTGGTAAAGCGGTACACCTCGGGGGAGAGCATCCGTGCGCTCGCGGCCTCGACCGGCCGTTCGTACGGATTCATCCACCGGGTGCTCACCGAGTCCGGCGTGCAGTTGCGTCAGCGCGGCGGTGCCCGCCGTCGCAAGAAGGCGTGA
- a CDS encoding ABC-F family ATP-binding cassette domain-containing protein yields the protein MITATGLELRAGARILLSDTTLRVQPGDRIGLVGRNGAGKTTTLKVLAGEGQPYAGQLDRRSAIGYLPQDPRTGDLEVTGRDRVLSARGLDVLMAQMNELEQRLAEDTDEKLVRRYGALEDQFAALGGYAAEAEAARICANLGLPDRALAQTIGTLSGGQRRRIELARILFRDAGENGGGILLLDEPTNHLDADSITWLRGFLANHKGGLIVISHDGDLLESVVNKVWFLDATRSVVDVYNLGWKAYLEARETDERRRRRERANAEKKAGALMAQADKMRAKATKTVAAQNMARRAEKLISGLEEVRVSDKVAKVRFPNPAPCGKTPLTASGLSKSYGSLEIFTDVNVAVDRGSRVAILGLNGAGKTTLLRMLGGLLEPDTGEVHAGHGLRLGYYAQEHETLDVSRTVLENMRAAAIEQTDTELRKILGAFLFSGEDVNKPAGVLSGGEKTRLALSTLVCSGANVLLLDEPTNNLDPVSREQVLDAIARYPGAIVLVTHDPGAVSALKPDRAILLPDGDEDAWSDDLLELVELA from the coding sequence ATGATCACTGCCACCGGCCTGGAGTTGCGTGCCGGCGCCCGGATCCTGCTGTCCGACACCACCCTGCGGGTGCAGCCGGGGGACCGGATCGGCCTGGTCGGGCGCAACGGCGCCGGCAAGACCACCACCCTCAAGGTGCTCGCGGGGGAGGGGCAGCCCTACGCCGGGCAGCTCGACCGGCGCAGCGCCATCGGCTACCTGCCGCAGGATCCGCGTACCGGCGACCTGGAGGTGACCGGCCGCGACCGGGTGCTCTCCGCCCGGGGCCTGGACGTGCTGATGGCCCAGATGAACGAGCTGGAGCAGCGGCTCGCCGAGGACACCGACGAGAAGCTGGTCCGTCGGTACGGTGCCCTGGAGGACCAGTTCGCCGCCCTCGGCGGGTACGCCGCCGAGGCCGAGGCCGCCCGGATCTGCGCCAACCTCGGGCTGCCCGACCGGGCCCTCGCCCAGACCATCGGCACCCTCTCCGGCGGCCAGCGCCGTCGCATCGAGCTGGCCCGGATCCTGTTCCGCGACGCGGGCGAGAACGGCGGGGGCATCCTGCTGCTCGACGAGCCCACCAACCACCTCGACGCCGACTCGATCACCTGGCTGCGCGGCTTCCTCGCCAACCACAAGGGCGGGCTGATCGTGATCTCCCACGACGGCGACCTGCTGGAGTCGGTGGTCAACAAGGTCTGGTTCCTCGACGCCACCCGATCGGTGGTCGACGTCTACAACCTGGGCTGGAAGGCGTACCTGGAGGCGCGGGAGACCGACGAGCGCCGCCGCCGCCGGGAGCGGGCCAACGCCGAGAAGAAGGCCGGCGCGCTGATGGCCCAGGCCGACAAGATGCGGGCCAAGGCCACCAAGACCGTCGCCGCGCAGAACATGGCCCGCCGTGCCGAGAAGTTGATCTCCGGGTTGGAGGAGGTCCGGGTCTCCGACAAGGTGGCCAAGGTCCGCTTCCCGAACCCCGCGCCGTGCGGCAAGACGCCGCTGACCGCCAGCGGCCTGTCCAAGTCGTACGGCTCGTTGGAGATCTTCACCGACGTCAACGTGGCCGTGGACCGGGGCTCCCGGGTGGCCATTCTCGGCCTCAACGGCGCCGGCAAGACCACCCTGCTGCGGATGCTCGGCGGGCTGCTGGAGCCGGACACCGGTGAGGTGCACGCCGGGCACGGGCTGCGGCTGGGCTACTACGCCCAGGAGCACGAGACGCTGGACGTCTCGCGGACCGTGCTGGAGAACATGCGGGCCGCCGCGATCGAGCAGACCGACACCGAGCTGCGCAAGATCCTCGGTGCGTTCCTCTTCTCCGGCGAGGACGTCAACAAGCCGGCCGGGGTGCTCTCCGGCGGGGAGAAGACCCGGCTGGCGCTCTCCACCCTGGTCTGCTCCGGCGCGAACGTGCTGCTGCTCGACGAGCCGACGAACAACCTCGACCCGGTCAGCCGGGAGCAGGTGCTCGACGCCATCGCCCGGTACCCGGGGGCGATCGTGCTGGTCACCCACGACCCGGGCGCGGTCTCGGCGCTCAAGCCGGACCGGGCGATCCTGTTGCCCGACGGCGACGAGGACGCTTGGAGCGACGACCTGCTGGAGCTGGTGGAGCTGGCCTGA
- the ypfJ gene encoding KPN_02809 family neutral zinc metallopeptidase, with the protein MELNENARIDTSQVDDRRGSGGGGGISGIPIPIGGGRGGIIGIVVAVVVALVGGGFGLNSAFSGGGEAGDNTALEQRCSGEDALAQLDCRNTLYVNSIQAYWRTALPQALGEQYRPAKTVFFSQGVSTACGQADSGVGPFYCPADSQIYIDLTFYQVLAEQLGAAGEFAQPYVLAHEYGHHVQNLLGTNEQVRRQQQRDPGNANELSVRLELQADCYAGAWAKNATGTADDTGQKIFTSITEQDIRQAIDAAEKIGDDAISERANRPVNPEEFTHGSSAQRRDWFTRGYESGDPTRCDTFSTPL; encoded by the coding sequence ATGGAGCTGAACGAGAACGCCCGCATCGACACCAGCCAGGTGGACGACCGGCGAGGATCCGGCGGAGGTGGCGGGATCAGCGGGATACCCATCCCGATCGGCGGCGGCCGGGGAGGGATCATCGGCATCGTCGTCGCGGTGGTGGTCGCCCTGGTCGGCGGCGGTTTCGGGCTGAACTCCGCGTTCAGCGGCGGCGGCGAGGCCGGCGACAACACCGCCCTGGAGCAGCGCTGCTCGGGTGAGGACGCGCTGGCCCAGCTCGACTGCCGCAACACCCTCTACGTCAACTCGATCCAGGCGTACTGGCGTACCGCGCTGCCGCAGGCCCTCGGTGAGCAGTACCGCCCGGCCAAGACCGTCTTCTTCAGCCAGGGGGTCAGCACCGCCTGCGGGCAGGCCGACTCCGGCGTCGGCCCGTTCTACTGCCCCGCCGACAGTCAGATCTACATCGACCTGACCTTCTACCAGGTGCTCGCCGAGCAGCTCGGTGCCGCCGGCGAGTTCGCCCAGCCCTACGTGCTGGCCCACGAGTACGGCCACCACGTGCAGAACCTGCTCGGCACCAACGAGCAGGTACGCCGCCAGCAGCAGCGCGACCCGGGCAACGCCAACGAGCTGTCGGTCCGGCTGGAACTGCAGGCCGACTGCTACGCCGGCGCCTGGGCGAAGAACGCCACCGGCACGGCCGACGACACCGGCCAGAAGATCTTCACCAGCATCACCGAGCAGGACATCCGGCAGGCCATCGACGCCGCCGAAAAGATCGGCGACGACGCCATCTCCGAGCGGGCCAACCGCCCGGTCAACCCGGAGGAGTTCACCCACGGCTCGTCGGCCCAGCGTCGGGACTGGTTCACCCGGGGCTACGAGTCCGGCGACCCCACCCGCTGCGACACCTTCTCCACCCCCCTCTGA
- a CDS encoding acVLRF1 family peptidyl-tRNA hydrolase has protein sequence MSSRPAAGGGRWVQVDPARVARWVDGFADRHGPPSTTALSHGLLLTAADGATAELYAPPGVRRTPDLVAFAAAATAPRRIGLLLARKGAVAVGVAAGEELIISKVDTRYVQGRTAAGGWSQQRFARRRDNQAKAALADAAELAVRLLLPEVATLTTLVCGGDRRAVDIVLTDRRLAPLAALRAERLLDVPEPRRTVLVEAITAARAVHILIRDPT, from the coding sequence ATGTCCAGCCGACCCGCCGCCGGTGGCGGCCGATGGGTGCAGGTCGACCCGGCCCGCGTCGCCCGCTGGGTCGACGGCTTCGCCGACCGGCACGGCCCGCCGAGCACCACCGCGCTCTCGCACGGCCTGCTGCTCACCGCCGCCGACGGGGCCACCGCCGAGTTGTACGCCCCGCCCGGGGTGCGTCGTACCCCGGATCTGGTCGCCTTCGCGGCGGCGGCGACCGCGCCCCGCCGGATCGGCCTGTTGCTGGCCCGCAAGGGCGCGGTCGCGGTGGGCGTGGCGGCCGGCGAGGAGCTGATCATCTCCAAGGTCGACACGCGGTACGTGCAGGGGCGTACCGCCGCGGGCGGCTGGTCGCAGCAGCGGTTCGCCCGACGGCGGGACAATCAGGCCAAAGCCGCCTTGGCCGACGCCGCCGAGCTGGCCGTACGGCTGCTGCTGCCGGAGGTCGCCACCCTGACCACGCTGGTCTGCGGCGGGGACCGGCGGGCGGTGGACATCGTCCTGACCGACCGGCGGCTGGCCCCGCTGGCCGCACTGCGTGCCGAACGGCTGCTCGACGTACCCGAGCCCCGGCGGACCGTCCTGGTCGAGGCGATCACCGCAGCCCGCGCGGTACACATCCTCATCCGCGACCCCACCTGA
- a CDS encoding sulfurtransferase — protein MAGAAHLTTPLVSTEWLAEHLDDPKLRILDATVHLAPPTEAGADWSQSSGRPDYEAAHIPGAAFADIIDELSEPDGGWFTKPTPERFAAAAGRLGIGPDTTVVVYAVNVFWATRVWWLLLANGFDNVAVLDGGFGKWTAEGRPTRSGTESYPPAEFVGTPRPELFADLDEVRQVVESGTGACLINSLSPEDFHATETLSYPRPGRIPGSRHVFVAALLNPADGTFRPVPELREIFRDVQAEPGRKVTYCGGGIAATGDALALHLIGETDVAVYDGSLREWTSDPTLPLEVG, from the coding sequence ATGGCAGGCGCCGCCCACCTGACCACCCCGCTCGTCTCCACCGAGTGGCTGGCCGAGCATCTCGACGACCCGAAGCTGCGGATCCTCGACGCTACCGTGCACCTGGCCCCGCCGACCGAGGCGGGCGCGGACTGGAGCCAGAGCTCCGGTCGCCCCGACTACGAGGCCGCCCACATCCCGGGAGCGGCCTTCGCCGACATCATCGACGAGCTCTCCGAGCCCGACGGTGGGTGGTTCACCAAGCCGACACCGGAACGGTTCGCCGCCGCGGCCGGCCGGCTGGGCATCGGCCCGGACACGACCGTCGTGGTCTACGCGGTGAACGTGTTCTGGGCCACCCGGGTCTGGTGGCTGCTGCTGGCCAACGGCTTCGACAACGTGGCGGTGCTCGACGGCGGTTTCGGCAAGTGGACCGCCGAGGGCCGCCCGACCCGCTCCGGCACCGAGAGTTACCCGCCGGCGGAGTTCGTCGGCACCCCCCGACCGGAACTCTTCGCCGACCTCGACGAGGTCCGGCAGGTGGTCGAGAGCGGCACCGGCGCCTGCCTGATCAACTCGCTGTCGCCGGAGGACTTCCACGCCACCGAGACGCTGAGCTACCCCCGCCCCGGGCGCATCCCGGGCAGCCGGCACGTCTTCGTCGCCGCCCTGCTCAACCCGGCCGACGGGACGTTCCGGCCGGTACCAGAGCTGCGGGAGATCTTCCGGGACGTACAGGCCGAACCGGGCCGGAAGGTGACGTACTGCGGGGGCGGGATCGCCGCCACCGGCGACGCCCTGGCCCTGCACCTGATCGGCGAGACCGACGTGGCGGTCTACGACGGCTCGCTGCGGGAGTGGACCAGCGACCCCACCCTGCCGCTCGAGGTGGGCTGA
- a CDS encoding glyoxalase has protein sequence MSVDHVRPAEPTDPSSEGTGRPDDSSPRPVEDAVDSGGSSVRPNETTVPMLHCSSPEETLAFWRALGFAVTWEQLKPYVYLAFRWSGFELHYYARSATAPSPGQPGGCLVMVDAVAPYHAVFSAAMRRAYGRVLARGEPRITRFRPGASRFTVVDPSGNLITFIQRDEPAGLEYGGAKDLTGLARSLDNARILRDFKRDDRAAFRALNSGLRRHGDAAPAVEQALALAALIELSVALEEPERVPGWGARLRTLGLTDPERQQVTRSVSDQEVLAPWLP, from the coding sequence ATGTCCGTGGACCACGTTCGACCAGCGGAGCCCACCGACCCATCCAGCGAAGGCACCGGCCGCCCCGACGACAGCAGCCCCCGCCCCGTCGAGGACGCCGTCGACTCCGGCGGGAGCAGCGTCCGACCCAACGAGACCACCGTGCCGATGTTGCACTGCAGTTCGCCCGAGGAGACCCTCGCGTTCTGGCGGGCTCTCGGCTTCGCGGTCACCTGGGAACAGCTCAAACCGTACGTGTACCTGGCGTTCCGGTGGAGCGGCTTCGAGCTGCACTACTACGCGCGGAGCGCGACGGCCCCGTCCCCCGGCCAGCCCGGCGGCTGCCTGGTGATGGTCGACGCGGTCGCGCCGTACCACGCGGTGTTCAGCGCGGCGATGCGCCGCGCCTACGGCAGGGTGCTGGCCAGGGGCGAGCCCAGGATCACCCGGTTCCGGCCCGGCGCGTCCCGCTTCACCGTGGTCGACCCCTCCGGAAACTTGATCACCTTCATCCAGCGCGACGAGCCGGCGGGCCTGGAGTACGGCGGCGCGAAGGATCTGACGGGGTTGGCCCGGTCGCTCGACAACGCCCGGATCCTGCGTGACTTCAAGCGGGACGACCGGGCGGCCTTCCGGGCGCTCAACTCCGGGCTGCGCCGGCACGGGGACGCGGCTCCCGCCGTCGAGCAGGCGTTGGCGCTCGCCGCGCTGATCGAGCTCTCGGTGGCGCTGGAGGAGCCGGAACGGGTACCCGGGTGGGGTGCCCGACTGCGGACTCTCGGGCTGACCGATCCGGAGCGGCAGCAGGTGACGCGCTCCGTATCCGACCAAGAGGTGCTGGCACCCTGGCTGCCCTGA
- a CDS encoding metal-sulfur cluster assembly factor: protein MASAGNGVVASAGNGGGKAATADIEEAMKDVVDPELGINVVDLGLLYGVHVDDENVATLDMTLTSAACPLTDVIEDQTRSALTTGPGGGLVSDIRINWVWLPPWGPDKITDEGRDQLRTLGFNV from the coding sequence ATGGCATCGGCCGGCAACGGCGTGGTGGCATCGGCCGGCAACGGGGGTGGCAAGGCCGCCACCGCCGACATCGAAGAGGCGATGAAGGATGTCGTCGACCCGGAGCTCGGCATCAACGTGGTCGACCTCGGCCTGCTCTACGGCGTGCACGTCGACGACGAGAATGTCGCCACCCTGGACATGACGCTCACCTCGGCGGCCTGCCCGTTGACCGACGTCATCGAGGACCAGACCCGGTCGGCGCTGACCACCGGCCCCGGCGGGGGACTGGTCAGCGACATCCGGATCAACTGGGTCTGGCTGCCGCCGTGGGGCCCCGACAAGATCACCGACGAGGGGCGCGACCAGCTACGTACCCTCGGCTTCAACGTCTGA
- the sufU gene encoding Fe-S cluster assembly sulfur transfer protein SufU: protein MTHPDSLYQEIILDHYKHPHGRGLRDADDPADRVAEAHHVNPTCGDEVTVRVASDGTVLHDISYDGLGCSISQASASVLHELLRGRDAGEAFAVHEAFVELMSGRGEVTPDEDVLGDGVAFAGVARYPARVKCALLPWMAFKDAAARAGVGVSPEVKA, encoded by the coding sequence GTGACGCATCCTGATTCTCTTTACCAGGAGATCATCCTGGACCACTACAAGCACCCGCACGGCCGTGGTCTGCGCGACGCCGACGACCCGGCCGACCGGGTCGCCGAGGCGCACCACGTCAACCCGACCTGCGGCGACGAGGTCACCGTACGGGTCGCCAGCGACGGCACCGTGCTGCACGACATCTCGTACGACGGGCTGGGCTGCTCGATCAGCCAGGCCTCGGCGAGCGTGCTGCACGAGCTGCTGCGGGGGCGGGACGCGGGTGAGGCGTTCGCGGTGCACGAGGCGTTCGTCGAGTTGATGTCCGGGCGTGGCGAGGTCACGCCGGACGAGGACGTACTCGGTGACGGGGTGGCGTTCGCGGGTGTCGCGCGCTATCCCGCCCGGGTCAAGTGCGCGCTGCTGCCGTGGATGGCGTTCAAGGACGCCGCGGCACGCGCCGGGGTGGGCGTGAGCCCGGAGGTGAAGGCATGA